Proteins found in one Fusarium oxysporum Fo47 chromosome V, complete sequence genomic segment:
- a CDS encoding fungal pheromone mating factor STE2 GPCR-domain-containing protein, which yields MSTFDPFTQNITFLAADGNTTISIPVVLVDEMRRMMVNTVINYATQLGACLVMLVVLLVMVPFSKFRRPFNALQIISLFICSCRMVLLCIWNISKFADFYPFWSHDFSHIPRSEYAPAIAANIISLLLVISIETMLMSQAWTMVKLWPNMWKYIIAGLSLVISLMTICVRIAFTAVQNKAVLDTIPPLHMLWLIKWTVIMNVSSISWWCAIFNIKLIWHLISNRGILPSYKTLTPMEVLVMTNGILMIIPVIFASLEWAHFVDFEAASLTLSSVAVILPLGTLAAQRIAASNANSAHSSGASNGIRYGASGPNSFTGFKAPSFSTNRSGATDRPHVSVYARCEAGTSSRDHINPGDVELGKIDSDHVRVDKAFLQREERI from the exons ATGTCGACCTTTGATCCGTTTACGCAGAACATCACGTTCTTAGCAGCAGATGGAAACACCACCATCAGCATCCCCGTGGTGCTCGTTGACGAGATGCGTCGTATGATGGTCAACACCGTCATCAACTATGCCACACAACTCGGCGCCTGTCTCGTCATGCTCGTCGTTCTCCTCGTCATGGTCCCCTTCTCCAAGTTCCGAAGACCCTTCAACGCTCTTCAGATCATCAGTCTCTTCATCTGCTCGTGTAGAATGGTTCTCCTGTGTATCTGGAACATCTCCAAGTTCGCCGACTTTTATCCCTTCTGGTCTCACGACTTTAGCCATATTCCTCGCAGTGAGTATGCACCAGCCATCGCTGCCAATATCATCTCGCTCTTGCTCGTCATCTCGATTGAGACGATGCTCATGAGTCAGGCTTGGACGATGGTTAAGCTGTGGCCGAATATGTGGAAGTATATCATTGCTGGTCTTTCACTCGTCATTTCTCTCATGACGATCTGTGTGAGAATTGCTTTCACGGCTGTTCAGAACAAGGCAGTTCTTGATACCATTCCGCCATTGCATATGCTCTGGCTCATCAAGTGGACGGTCATCATGAATGTGTCTTCCATCTCATGGTGGtgtgccatcttcaacatcaagctcatctGGCATCTCATCTCCAATCGTGGTATCCTACCATCTTACAAGACGCTCACTCCCATGGAAGTCCTCGTCATGACCAATGGCATCCTGATGATCATCCCAG TCATCTTCGCCTCTCTTGAATGGGCTCACTTCGTCGACTTCGAAGCAGCATCCCTCACCCTCTCCTCCGTCGCCGTCATCCTCCCGCTCGGCACCCTCGCCGCACAACGCATCGCCGCCAGCAACGCCAACAGCGCCCACTCCTCCGGCGCCTCAAACGGCATCCGCTACGGCGCCAGCGGCCCCAACTCCTTCACTGGCTTCAAAGCACCTAGTTTCAGCACCAACCGCAGCGGCGCCACCGACAGGCCTCACGTCTCCGTGTACGCCCGCTGTGAAGCTGGGACTTCGTCTCGCGACCACATCAATCCCGGGGATGTTGAGCTAGGCAAGATCGACAGTGATCACGTCCGGGTTGACAAAGCCTTCTTGCAACGTGAAGAGCGGATCTAG
- a CDS encoding uncharacterized protein (expressed protein) translates to MSMSMSMTTGVMFITAMPLYWYMGQEHNVSAFWIIILDGWYTSMYNSVTNPVRVRPRQVVFVRYGIRYIDLTTIRGIGIKGQIYRRHGTATPVRLR, encoded by the coding sequence atgagcatgagcatgagtATGACGACTGGCGTTATGTTTATCACGGCAATGCCCTTGTATTGGTACATGGGACAAGAGCATAATGTCTCGGCGTTTTGGATCATTATTTTGGACGGTTGGTACACGAGTATGTATAACTCAGTAACTAATCCTGTCAGAGTCAGGCCTCGGCAGGTTGTTTTTGTTAGGTATGGTATAAGGTATATTGATCTGACAACGATCAGAGGTATAGGCATCAAAGGACAAATTTATCGAAGGCATGGAACAGCAACACCGGTAAGGCTAAGATGA
- a CDS encoding H+-ATPase G subunit-domain-containing protein, with amino-acid sequence MSAQNSAGIQQLLNAEQDASKIVQKAREYRTKRVREARDEAKQEIADYKAKKEEEYKKFEAEHSKGNEQAEAEANQEAEKQIKSIQEAGKKGQAQVIKNLLSAVFDVNPVPPTKS; translated from the exons ATG TCTGCCCAGAACTCAGCTGGTATTCAACAGCTGCTCAAC GCTGAGCAAGATGCTTCCAAGATTGTCCAGAAAG CCCGAGAAT ACCGTACCAAGCGCGTCAGGGAAGCTCGCGATGAGGCCAAGCAAGAGATAGCCGACTacaaagccaagaaggaagaagaatataagaaattCGAGGCCGAG CACAGCAAGGGCAACGAGCAagccgaggccgaggccaACCAGGAAGCCGAGAAGCAAATCAAGAGCATCCAGgaggctggcaagaagggACAAGCTCAGGTCATCAAGAACCTCCTCAGCGCCGTCTTCGACGTCAACCCCGTTCCCCCCACCAAGTCCTGA
- a CDS encoding Indoleamine 2,3-dioxygenase yields the protein MLPSIPVLAEYGISPTHGFLPDTLPLTRLPDPYYNKWEAIAANLQALILSRRLRGVIDRLPVLSTIGLEHDAEWRRAYSLLGFMAHGYIWGGDSPSDRLPASISVPLLEISDHLEVPPVATYAAVCLWNFKPLFVDEDIDNLENLATLNTYTGALDESWFYLVSVAIEARGAPIIPLMLTAIAAARHGDSAAVTRCLRTFAERLTDLTNILQRMHESCDPTIFYHRIRPFLAGSKNMAEAGLPNGVIYEDGSGTEEYRQYSGGSNAQSSLIQFFDIILGIEHRPTGESRDPSSDTDRGRAANRHNFIMEMRRYMPGPHARFLNDVSNVANIREYVESHHSDKQLCLAYDACLAMLSAFRDKHIAIVTRYIINPSKQVRARSRSRSPEVTRNKLNLAVASRKNKENQKGTGGTALIPFLKQARDETGEPAVEEWTRRFMKRKMQTEGRNDFFLGKTLQDDVSLTEDVEIKGLAGSWTMDDEIGGICQY from the coding sequence ATGCTTCCCTCTATTCCAGTCCTAGCCGAGTACGGCATCTCCCCAACCCATGGCTTCCTCCCGGATACTCTTCCCTTGACCCGTCTTCCGGATCCATACTACAACAAATGGGAAGCCATCGCCGCAAACCTCCAGGCTCTTATTCTCAGCCGTAGGCTACGCGGTGTTATCGACAGATTGCCGGTCCTGTCGACAATAGGTCTTGAACATGACGCTGAGTGGCGACGTGCCTATTCGCTACTAGGCTTCATGGCCCATGGATATATCTGGGGTGGTGATTCACCCTCAGATAGACTTCCAGCATCTATCTCTGTTCCTTTATTGGAGATCTCTGATCATCTGGAAGTACCACCTGTTGCCACGTATGCGGCTGTTTGTTTATGGAACTTTAAACCCCTCTTTGTTGACGAGGATATCGATAATCTCGAGAACCTCGCCACTTTGAACACATATACTGGAGCTCTTGATGAATCGTGGTTCTACCTTGTTTCAGTGGCTATTGAGGCTCGTGGTGCGCCGATCATTCCTTTGATGTTGACGgctattgctgctgctcgtcATGGAGACAGTGCTGCTGTTACGCGCTGTCTGCGCACTTTCGCAGAGCGCCTCACAGACTTGACGAATATTCTTCAGAGGATGCACGAGAGTTGTGATCCTACCATCTTTTATCACCGAATTAGACCTTTCCTTGCTGGAAGCAAGAACATGGCAGAGGCTGGCCTCCCCAATGGCGTTATTTACGAAGATGGCTCCGGCACTGAGGAATATCGACAATACAGCGGTGGCAGCAACGCTCAGAGCAGTCTGATCCAATTCTTCGATATAATTCTTGGAATCGAGCATCGTCCAACAGGCGAGTCTCGCGATCCTTCTTCAGACACCGACCGAGGCCGTGCTGCGAACCGACacaacttcatcatggagaTGAGACGCTACATGCCTGGTCCTCACGCCCGCTTCCTCAACGACGTATCCAACGTCGCCAATATCCGCGAATACGTCGAATCTCACCACTCAGACAAACAACTCTGCCTCGCCTACGACGCCTGTCTCGCCATGCTAAGCGCCTTCCGCGACAAGCACATCGCCATCGTTACACGCTACATCATCAACCCCTCCAAACAAGTCCGCGCGCGCAGCCGCTCCCGCAGTCCCGAAGTGACCCgcaacaagctcaacctCGCAGTCGCATCGCGCAAGAATAAGGAGAACCAGAAGGGTACGGGCGGTACGGCTCTTATTCCGTTCTTGAAGCAGGCGAGGGATGAGACGGGCGAGCCGGCGGTTGAGGAGTGGACGAGGCGGTTtatgaagaggaagatgcaGACGGAGGGGAGGAATGATTTCTTCTTGGGGAAGACGTTGCAGGACGATGTTAGTCTGACGGAGGATGTGGAGATTAAAGGTCTTGCTGGGTCGTGGACtatggatgatgagattggTGGTATTTGCCAGTATTAG
- a CDS encoding UEV domain-containing protein, producing the protein MPVQQHVLNWLYSVLTSEYHDVNRAYNDVAQALDRFPSLSPRTDVHTFSNGANALLLHLSGTLPVNFRGTTYRFPISIWVPHAYPREPPMIYVVPTETMMIRPGQHIDPQGLVYHPYLVGWAEFWDKSNLRDFLNILTDIFAKEPPVVARQQQPRPPPAQANPTPPPVPPLPPGMGSTSRPATQDPHPSEQPRPPPPPPKGPQTASPAQTQSQNGPPLPPIPGRSPAQSNRMSRYDSAPPLPPQVGSPNAQDPRLPRPQEQYATRHIPPAGPPAGPPAGPPMAAQPGYTNDTQSFAPPSQQQWQMPPHHQQYQQPLQPPAWTAQAAPPPQSPAKPPPPPDLLDEPLELSLPNTTVAAPPIPPNPEKDALLRQLAQTLYSIRMRSRQQNDSSMAGLQAQRTAMLSAIPAFQAEGGQLTQLSNVLTSNSNILHDALHKADAVIEGSKSHPVPDVDELLVAPTVVANQLYTLVAEERAIGDAIFMLGRAVERGRITPAVFAKMTRTLAREWYLKKALVRKIGQGMGLAS; encoded by the exons ATGCCTGTCCAGCAACATGTGCTGAACTGGCTCTACAGCGTTCTCACAAGC GAATATCACGATGTAAACCGTGCCTACAACGATGTCGCGCAGGCTCTCGACCGATTCCCCTCGTTGTCGCCGCGAACTGATGTGCACA CGTTCTCGAATGGCGCCAATGCCTTGTTACTTCATCTCTCGGGGACTCTCCCTGTTAATTTTCGCGGGACGACGTACCGCTTCCCCATTTCGATATGGGTGCCACACGCTTATCCGCGAGAACCACCCATGATATACGTTGTGCCGACCGAGACCATGATGATTCGGCCGGGACAGCATATCGATCCGCAGGGTCTGGTATACCATCCATACTTGGTGGGGTGGGCTGAATTCTGGGAC AAATCCAACCTTCGGgacttcctcaacatcctaACCGATATCTTCGCAAAAGAACCTCCAGTCGTAGCTCGGCAACAACAGCCCCGGCCACCTCCAGCTCAAGCTAATCCGACACCTCCCCCTGTGCCGCCTCTGCCTCCTGGCATGGGATCGACTTCGCGGCCTGCAACACAAGATCCGCATCCCTCAGAACAGCCGCgccctcctccaccaccgccgAAGGGCCCTCAGACTGCATCACCTGCGCAGACACAATCTCAAAATGGACCGCCTTTACCTCCAATCCCGGGACGTTCCCCGGCGCAGTCTAACCGCATGTCACGGTACGACtcagctcctcctctgcctcctcAAGTTGGCAGTCCAAATGCACAGGATCCGAGATTGCCTCGCCCTCAGGAGCAGTATGCGACTCGTCATATACCGCCTGCTGGACCGCCTGCTGGACCGCCTGCTGGACCGCCAATGGCTGCGCAACCTGGATACACGAACGATACCCAGTCGTTTGCGCCTCCGTCACAACAACAATGGCAAATGCCACCACATCATCAGCAatatcaacagcctctgCAACCTCCGGCATGGACGGCTCAGGCAGCTCCACCACCACAAAGCCCTGcaaaaccaccaccacctcctgATCTACTTGATGAACCATTAGAGTTAAGTTTGCCAAATACTACCGTAGCGGCTCCTCCTATCCCGCCCAATCCCGAAAAGGATGCGTTGTTGCGACAGTTAGCTCAGACACTATATTCGATCAGGATGCGCAGCCGGCAGCAGAACGACTCGAGCATGGCTGGTTTGCAGGCACAAAGAACAGCAATGTTGTCGGCGATACCAGCCTTCCAAGCTGAAGGTGGCCAATTGACACAGTTGTCGAATGTCTTGACGTCAAACTCTAATATTCTACACGATGCTCTTCATAAAGCGGATGCAGTGATCGAAGGATCCAAGAGCCACCCTGTTCcggatgttgatgagctccTCGTAGCTCCTACAGTAGTCGCAAACCAGCTATACACACTAGTGGCAGAGGAGAGAGCTATAGGTGACGCCATATTCATGCTTGGACGGGCTGTCGAGCGCGGCCGCATTACACCAGCAGTGTTTGCCAAGATGACGAGAACTCTTGCTAGAGAATGGTATCTGAAAAAAGCACTTGTACGAAAGATTGGGCAAGGAATGGGTTTGGCCTCATGA
- a CDS encoding Catenin-beta-like protein — MASVDDIFKSSGISGKRKLDPIRDPNEIYKSAKINANGSNRHAQVNDAPDEDEDMEAGPAPPPADDEDFGPELPPDDDEGRFFGGGITKQESEILDYVEEADAGRAPEKIDAAWLRKTLTNLERHINKNAELRAKFEDQPQKFIGSEADLDADIKGLSLLSEHPELYPEFVKLECVASVVGLLAHENTDIAIDAIEIMGELTDEDVAAEDEQWNVLVDAMMEADLLSLLVSNFSRLNEDDESDRNGIYHALGLIENLCSRQSVAERVGEDEKLLQWLLQRIQRKEDTVSQNKQYAAEILAILAQMAVANRTKLINLDAVDLLLQLIAPYRRRDPDKGGDEEEYMENIFASLTCLADEAAGKAKFIDAEGVELCLIMLKEGKKSKPPALRLLNHAAGGNAGVDVCQKIVEAGGLKGLFTLFMKTQDHRLAEHLVEIFASMLRLLPANSAERIRTLAKFVEKDYEKISKLIKFRRDYVARVSLAEQQNDAEKATTSEDDREAAELEWLSRRIDAGLFTLQTIDTVLAWLVAEDTGAARKIRQILAERDEKISVIGRTLKEQLDGLDTTEENQDLRGMLSTLIEFVQ, encoded by the exons ATGGCGAGCGTTGATGATATATTCAAG AGCTCAGGCATTTCGGGGAAGCGCAAGCTTGATCCCATTCGAGATCCAA ATGAAATCTACAAATCAGCAAAGATAAACGCCAACGGCTCGAATCGCCATGCCCAAGTCAACGATGCGCcagacgaagacgaagacatGGAAGCTGGCCCAGCGCCTCCCCCCGCCGATGACGAAGATTTCGGTCCCGAACTACCTCCTGACGATGACGAAGGTCGCTTCTTCGGCGGTGGCATTACAAAACAAGAATCAGAGATCCTTGATTATGTAGAGGAAGCCGACGCTGGCCGAGCGCCTGAAAAGATCGATGCAGCATGGTTGCGAAAAACGCTGACGAACTTGGAGAGGCACATCAACAAGAATGCCGAGCTTCGCGCCAAGTTCGAAGACCAACCACAGAAGTTCATTGGCAGTGAGGCTGATCTAGATGCCGACATCAAGGGGCTGTCGCTGCTCTCTGAACATCCTGAACTGTATCCAGAGTTCGTCAAGCTAGAATGCGTAGCCAGTGTTGTCGGTCTGCTGGCGCACGAGAACACCGATATTGCCATCGATGCGATCGAGATTATGGGCGAGTTGACAGACGAAGATGTCGCGGCGGAGGATGAGCAGTGGAACGTGCTGGTagatgccatgatggaggCAGATCTCCTCAGTTTACTGGTTTCCAACTTCTCCCGTCTGAACGAAGACGATGAGTCGGATCGTAACGGTATCTATCATGCTCTAGGCCTCATTGAGAACTTGTGCTCCCGACAATCAGTCGCTGAGCGCGTAGGAGAGGATGAGAAACTACTGCAATGGCTCCTCCAGCGCATCCAACGAAAGGAAGATACCGTCTCCCAGAACAAGCAATACGCTGCAGAAATCTTGGCCATTCTCGCCCAAATGGCCGTCGCCAACCGCACAAAACTCATAAACCTCGATGCGGTCGACTTGCTTCTCCAGCTCATCGCCCCCTACCGACGACGCGATCCCGACAAGggcggcgatgaagaagagtaCATGGAGAACATATTCGCATCTCTCACATGCCTAGCAGATGAAGCTGCTGGAAAGGCAAAATTCATCGACGCAGAGGGTGTAGAACTCTGTCTTATTATGCTGAAggaggggaagaagagcaaacCACCGGCTCTTCGTCTTCTCAACCACGCTGCTGGTGGTAAcgctggtgttgatgtcTGTCAAAAGATTGTTGAGGCTGGCGGTCTCAAGGGTCTCTTCACACTCTTCATGAAGACTCAAGATCATCGATTAGCAGAAcatcttgttgagatcttCGCTTCAATGCTGCGTCTTCTACCAGCTAATTCCGCGGAGAGGATACGAACACTAGCCAAGTTTGTGGAAAAGGACTACGAGAAGATTTCTAAACTCATCAAATTCCGACGAGACTATGTCGCTCGTGTCTCATTAGCAGAGCAGCAAAACGACGCTGAAAAAGCCACTACTTCAGAAGATGATCGGGAAGCAGCAGAGCTAGAATGGCTATCCCGGAGAATCGACGCCGGTCTCTTCACACTCCAGACCATTGATACAGTTCTCGCTTGGTTAGTGGCAGAAGACACAGGAGCAGCACGCAAGATCAGACAAATCCTCGCCGAGCGCGATGAAAAGATATCTGTAATCGGTCGTACACTAAAGGAACAGCTGGACGGTCTAGACACCACGGAGGAGAACCAGGATCTGAGGGGCATGTTGAGCACTCTAATCGAGTTTGTCCAGTAA
- a CDS encoding concanavalin A-like lectin/glucanase domain-containing protein, producing the protein MLNFIPIIAGLASLVSATSAPTRPDLKLIWKDEFTGCQGCSPKTNNWNTALNINSNNELQVYSTSNKNIQLSGGDTLQLVPWKDGKGEWTSGRLESKKAFHADKNKALRVEASIRMGDSARKQGIWPAFWMLGDALRHGTGWPLCGEIDIFERVNGDLTGFGTVHCGHEGGGPCNEPEGLGQRVTIPDNEFHAWSVVIDRRASSWQDEKITWLLDGEPFHSITGKTLNDEGTWATLAHSPMYILLNVAVGGTWPGNPNKATEAGYKNMMEVAYVAVYETTN; encoded by the exons ATGCTCAACTTCATCCCCATTATCGCCGGCCTCGCCTCTCTGGTCTCAGCTACCAGCGCCCCAACCCGCCCCGATCTCAAACTCATCTGGAAAGACGAGTTCACCGGGTGTCAAGGCTGCTCACCCAAGACGAACAACTGGAACACGgccctcaacatcaactccaacaacGAACTCCAGGTATACTCCACCTCCAACAAGAACATCCAACTCTCCGGCGGTGACACCCTCCAGCTCGTTCCCTGGAAGGATGGGAAGGGCGAATGGACCTCTGGACGTCTTGAGTCCAAGAAGGCTTTCCACGCAGACAAGAACAAAGCTCTTCGTGTAGAGGCTAGTATTCGCATGGGTGATTCAGCTCGTAAGCAGGGTATCTGGCCTGCTTTTTGGATGCTCGGTGATGCACTGCGCCACGGAACTGGATGGCCTCTTTGTGGCGAGATCGACATTTTTGAGAGAGTTAACGGCGACTTGACTGGCTTCGGCACTGTTCACTGTGGTCATGAGGGCGGCGGTCCCTGCAATGAGCCAGAGGGTCTTGGACAGCGGGTTACTATTCCGGATAACGAGTTCCATGCTTGGTCTGTGGTTATCGACCGACGGGCTAGCAGCTGgcaggatgagaagatcaccTGGTTGCTCGATGGAGAGCCCTTCCACAGTATCACGGGCAAGACACTCAACGATGAGGGCACTTGGGCTACTCTGGCTCATTCTCCCATGTACATTCTCCTCAACGTCGCTGTTGGCGGAACCTGGCCA GGCAACCCTAACAAGGCCACCGAAGCCGGCTACAAGAACATGATGGAGGTCGCCTACGTCGCCGTCTACGAAACCACAAACTAG
- a CDS encoding glycosyl hydrolase family 45-domain-containing protein → MRSYTLLALAGPLAVSAASGSGHSTRYWDCCKPSCSWSGKAAVNAPALTCDKNDNPISNTNAVNGCEGGGSAYACTNYSPWAVNDELAYGFAATKISGGSEASWCCACYALTFTSGPVKGKKMIVQSTNTGGDLGDNHFDLMMPGGGVGIFDGCTSEFGKALGGAQYGGISSRSECDSFPELLKDGCHWRFDWFQNADNPDFTFEQVQCPKALLDISGCKRDDDSSFPAYKGDTSASKPQPSSSAKKTTSAAAAAQPQKTKDSAPVVQKSSTKAAAQPEPTKPAVKPQTDKPAATKPAATKPAQPVNKPKTTQKVRGTKTRGSCPAKTDPTSKASVVPAYYQCGGSKSAYPNGNLACATGSKCVKQNEYYSQCIPN, encoded by the exons ATGCGATCTTACACTCTTCTCGCCCTGGCCGGCCCTCTCGCCGTGAGTGCTGCTTCTGGAAGCGGTCACTCTACTCGATACTGGGATTGCTGCAagccttcttgctcttggaGTGGAAAGGCTGCTGTCAACGCCCCTGCTTTAACCTGTGATAAGAACGACAACCccatctccaacaccaacgctGTCAACGGTTGTGAGGGTGGTGGTTCTGCTTATGCTTGCACCAACTACTCTCCCTGGGCTGTCAACGATGAGCTTGCCTACGGTTTCGCTGCTACCAAGATCTCCGGTGGCTCCGAGGCCAGCTGGTGCTGTGCCTGCTATGC TTTGACCTTCACTAGTGGTCccgtcaagggcaagaagatgatCGTCCAGTCCACCAACACTGGAGGTGATCTCGGCGACAACCACTTCGATCTCATGATGCCCGGCGGCGGTGTCGGTATCTTCGACGGCTGCACCTCTGAGTTCGGCAAGGCCCTCGGCGGTGCCCAGTACGGCGGTATCTCCTCCCGAAGCGAATGTGACAGCTTCCccgagcttctcaaggacgGTTGCCACTGGCGATTCGACTGGTTCCAGAACGCTGACAACCCTGACTTCACCTTTGAGCAGGTTCAGTGCCCCAAGGCTCTCCTCGACATCAGTGGATGCAAGCGTGATGACGACTCCAGCTTCCCTGCCTACAAGGGCGATACCTCGGCCAGCAAGCCCCAGCCCTCAAGCTCCGCTAAGAAGACCACCtccgctgccgctgccgctcAGCCCCAGAAGACCAAGGATTCCGCTCCTGTTGTCCAGAAGTCCTCCACCAAGGCTGCCGCTCAGCCCGAGCCTACTAAGCCTGCTGTGAAGCCCCAGACCGACAAGCCTGCCGCCACCAAGCCTGCTGCTACCAAGCCCGCTCAACCTGTCAACAAGCCCAAGACAACCCAGAAGGTCCGTGGAACCAAAACCCGAGGAAGCTGCCCGGCCAAGACTGACCCTACCTCCAAGGCCTCCGTCGTCCCTGCTTATTACCAGTGTGGTGGTTCCAAGTCCGCTTATCCCAACGGCAACCTCGCTTGCGCTACTGGAAGCAAGTGTGTCAAGCAGAACGAGTACTACTCTCAATGCATCCCCAACTAA